From a single Pseudomonas triticicola genomic region:
- a CDS encoding NAD-dependent epimerase/dehydratase family protein → MSSRKILVTGAAGKIGTAFWQERDDKSDLRLADLDVTQLPDSAQRFALDVRDQASCIRACEGIHTVIHLAANPDPDADFMDSLLPVNIVGTYNMLFAAKAQGCKRFIFASSAQVIEGYPTDVQIQECMAPKPGNLYGVSKAFGEALASMYANDGQMTTIAVRIANVANFQQGETHSPRDVAAFISFRDVVALLNNCVEAELKGFHVIHGVSDNRYKRLSIDQSRKVVGYAPVDDGFEILEGGTQSD, encoded by the coding sequence ATGAGCTCAAGGAAAATCCTCGTCACAGGTGCGGCAGGAAAGATCGGCACTGCTTTTTGGCAGGAGCGCGACGATAAATCCGATTTGCGTTTGGCCGATCTAGACGTAACTCAACTCCCGGACTCGGCACAGCGTTTCGCTCTGGATGTCCGGGATCAAGCCAGTTGCATTCGAGCTTGCGAAGGTATCCATACCGTCATCCATCTTGCCGCTAACCCTGACCCAGACGCTGATTTCATGGACTCACTGCTTCCAGTGAACATCGTGGGCACTTACAACATGCTTTTCGCCGCAAAGGCACAAGGTTGCAAGCGCTTCATATTTGCAAGCAGTGCCCAAGTGATTGAAGGATATCCAACGGATGTTCAGATCCAGGAATGCATGGCACCTAAACCAGGCAATCTCTACGGAGTCAGCAAGGCGTTCGGAGAAGCTTTGGCTTCGATGTATGCAAACGATGGACAGATGACGACCATCGCAGTCCGTATAGCCAACGTAGCCAATTTTCAACAAGGCGAAACCCATAGTCCCAGAGACGTCGCTGCCTTCATTAGCTTTAGAGATGTTGTTGCGCTACTCAACAATTGTGTTGAAGCCGAGCTCAAGGGTTTTCACGTTATCCATGGGGTCTCAGATAACCGATATAAGCGTCTCTCTATTGATCAGAGCAGAAAAGTTGTCGGGTATGCCCCCGTTGATGACGGGTTTGAGATATTGGAAGGTGGAACTCAATCTGATTGA
- a CDS encoding helix-turn-helix domain-containing protein, giving the protein MMDIYGANQLHFHDIGDASEHFQSYDNFMSIAPGLNGTLDYGKRFCVMGTSFVSLSYSQSGWGYRTSNELDGFSITMPHSGFMQWRNHNGIHRAERGALVIADQREIFLANYAAGTNYTTIYISNADMAKQLTLILGYAPKSRIFFDERISERWQINSIQRLVETILDFSEKSPVLVKKVADSLKESLIGFFLCNFRNNYTLSILGPERSITLTPHLINRAAEFMASSVDPHLTVCEVATHAGLSVRSLQMGFKKFKNTTPIVFLREQRLEKARRMLNMEDNSLTPKEIAYACGFTNYQSFCKYYSLKYFIHPSFIGQPSLRKKL; this is encoded by the coding sequence ATGATGGATATTTACGGCGCTAACCAACTACATTTTCATGACATAGGGGATGCCTCAGAGCACTTCCAAAGCTACGATAATTTCATGTCGATAGCTCCGGGTTTGAATGGGACGCTAGACTATGGAAAGAGGTTTTGTGTTATGGGCACGTCATTCGTAAGTCTTTCTTATAGCCAGTCTGGATGGGGATATAGAACGTCGAACGAACTGGATGGTTTCTCCATTACAATGCCACATTCTGGCTTTATGCAATGGCGCAACCATAATGGAATACACAGGGCTGAGCGAGGAGCTCTCGTAATCGCTGACCAGAGAGAAATATTTCTCGCGAATTATGCCGCGGGAACAAACTACACAACGATATATATTTCCAACGCTGACATGGCAAAACAACTTACCTTGATCTTAGGCTACGCCCCTAAATCGAGAATTTTTTTTGACGAAAGAATAAGCGAACGATGGCAGATTAATTCGATCCAGAGACTCGTAGAAACCATTTTAGATTTTTCGGAAAAATCACCAGTACTTGTAAAAAAAGTTGCTGATAGCCTAAAAGAAAGCTTGATAGGTTTTTTTCTCTGCAACTTTCGTAACAATTACACTTTGAGTATCCTCGGCCCCGAAAGATCCATCACGCTTACGCCTCACTTGATCAACCGGGCTGCAGAATTCATGGCATCCAGTGTAGACCCACACTTAACCGTGTGCGAAGTCGCCACCCATGCAGGCCTCAGCGTTCGCTCTCTGCAAATGGGGTTTAAGAAATTTAAGAACACAACGCCTATCGTCTTTTTGCGAGAGCAGAGACTGGAAAAAGCGAGGCGTATGTTAAACATGGAGGATAACTCACTCACTCCAAAAGAAATTGCATACGCATGTGGCTTCACCAATTATCAATCCTTTTGCAAATACTACAGCCTTAAGTATTTCATTCATCCTTCGTTCATAGGACAGCCCTCTCTTCGTAAGAAACTGTGA
- a CDS encoding LexA family protein: MSITLLGPLATGGKQLPLYSSKVPAGFPSPAADHIEKHISLDELFDIRAPHVYLVRIDGDSMQGAGIYSGDMVIVDRSIEAVSGDIVIAALNSEPFCKRLLLRENAVLLVSENPKYPARHVMEGDELVIWGVVKYSVRDHDNT, encoded by the coding sequence ATGAGCATCACCCTCCTCGGCCCACTTGCTACTGGCGGTAAGCAACTGCCCCTTTATTCATCCAAGGTACCGGCGGGCTTTCCCTCCCCTGCGGCTGATCACATCGAAAAGCACATTTCCCTGGATGAGCTGTTCGATATCCGGGCGCCGCACGTGTATCTGGTGAGGATTGATGGGGATAGCATGCAGGGCGCGGGCATCTATTCCGGGGATATGGTGATCGTCGATCGAAGCATCGAAGCGGTCAGTGGCGATATCGTTATCGCCGCGTTGAATTCGGAGCCCTTCTGCAAGCGCCTGCTTCTGCGCGAGAATGCAGTGCTGCTTGTGTCAGAGAACCCAAAATATCCGGCGAGACATGTCATGGAAGGCGATGAGCTTGTGATCTGGGGCGTTGTGAAATACAGCGTGCGCGATCATGACAATACGTGA
- the umuC gene encoding translesion error-prone DNA polymerase V subunit UmuC, translated as MTIREPVFALIDCNSFYASCERVFRPDLAKTPIVVLSNNDGCVIARSYDAKPFVKMGQPYFQIKDHLRRHGIVAFSSNYALYGDMSERVMTIIESMVPALEVYSIDEAFADLTGMPGDLSAFGRHMRSTLLKRTGIPVGVGIARTKTLAKLANHTAKRLLDITGGVVDLCDPFKRDWTLRNTDVGEVWGIGKRMKAHLETMGIKTAMDLAKADPWMLRQKFSVVIAKTARELAGTPCLELGEADPPKQEICCSRMFGTRLTQIEPIKEAVATYTQRAAEKLRTQNSLCKKIRVSIRTGMFNPEEAKYANGALVELPYPTNDVRLMTKAATEAVNRLFRPGYKYSKAEVLLMDLRQPGEFTDDLFAHSQPVMADKVMSVLDEINSRWGKGVLRLASVPAAPGWAMRRELMSQSYTTKLDQLWTVRAQ; from the coding sequence ATGACAATACGTGAGCCTGTCTTCGCCCTGATCGACTGCAACTCGTTTTACGCGAGCTGCGAGCGCGTCTTTAGACCCGACCTTGCCAAGACACCAATCGTGGTGCTGTCCAACAATGACGGCTGTGTGATCGCGCGTAGCTACGACGCCAAGCCGTTCGTAAAAATGGGCCAGCCGTACTTCCAGATCAAAGACCATCTACGCCGGCATGGGATCGTGGCCTTCAGCAGTAATTACGCTTTGTACGGCGACATGAGCGAGCGCGTCATGACTATCATCGAATCGATGGTGCCAGCGCTTGAGGTCTACAGCATCGATGAAGCATTTGCTGATTTGACTGGCATGCCTGGAGATCTGTCCGCGTTTGGCAGGCACATGCGCTCCACCCTTCTCAAGCGCACAGGCATTCCAGTCGGGGTGGGGATCGCGCGCACGAAGACACTGGCCAAGCTCGCCAACCACACAGCCAAACGGCTGCTCGATATCACCGGCGGCGTGGTGGATTTGTGCGATCCGTTCAAACGCGACTGGACGCTGCGCAACACCGACGTCGGCGAAGTCTGGGGCATTGGCAAGCGCATGAAGGCTCATCTGGAAACAATGGGCATCAAGACTGCAATGGACTTGGCAAAAGCCGATCCGTGGATGCTTCGTCAGAAATTCAGCGTGGTGATCGCGAAAACGGCTCGCGAGCTAGCCGGTACCCCATGTTTGGAACTGGGGGAAGCTGACCCACCGAAGCAGGAAATTTGCTGCAGCAGGATGTTCGGCACGCGTCTCACGCAGATTGAGCCGATCAAGGAAGCGGTCGCTACCTACACCCAACGCGCGGCGGAAAAGCTCCGAACGCAAAACTCACTCTGCAAGAAAATCCGAGTCAGCATTCGCACCGGCATGTTCAACCCTGAAGAAGCGAAGTATGCGAATGGAGCGCTGGTCGAGTTACCGTACCCGACCAACGACGTGCGGCTGATGACGAAGGCTGCGACCGAAGCGGTCAATCGTCTCTTTCGTCCCGGCTACAAGTACAGCAAGGCGGAAGTTTTGCTGATGGATTTGCGACAGCCCGGCGAATTCACTGATGACCTGTTCGCCCATTCGCAACCCGTGATGGCGGACAAGGTGATGAGCGTTCTGGATGAGATAAATAGCCGCTGGGGAAAGGGAGTGCTGCGTTTAGCCAGCGTGCCTGCAGCGCCTGGTTGGGCAATGCGTCGGGAGCTGATGAGTCAGAGTTACACGACGAAGCTAGATCAGCTGTGGACGGTCAGAGCCCAGTAG
- a CDS encoding methyl-accepting chemotaxis protein, giving the protein MFNKTLKRKLSDLEAKSSELKELFVALDRSTAIIEFNAEGKVASANNNFLRLFGYNADEVLCKAHIDFCPASFGRSPEYPSFWQRLQLGESLSGTFPRITKIGEVIWIEATYSPLLGASGKVEKIIIFAFDVTEQVARDSELCAKLNAIDRAMAIIEFDTGGNIICANQNFLNVVGYEVSALKGKHHSLFCEPELTRTEGYIDFWRRLNAGEFFSGQFKRIAKSGKTVWLEASYNPVYDRDGKLIKIIKFASDITARIEKIGEEAQGASRAYHISAETERVAKQGAQVIHETAIEMRSIAESIGISARLVGELGDRSEQITAIVNTIRGIAEQTNLLALNAAIEAARAGDQGRGFAVVADEVRQLAGRTSRSTAEIAEMIGRILTETRDAVASMVYTRERAQRGVMLADQAGEVISQIQKGTSDAVEAVSMFASKSD; this is encoded by the coding sequence ATGTTTAATAAAACGCTGAAAAGAAAACTATCCGATTTGGAAGCTAAAAGCAGCGAGCTTAAAGAATTATTTGTGGCTCTTGATCGGTCAACGGCTATCATTGAATTTAATGCAGAGGGAAAAGTGGCAAGTGCGAATAATAATTTTTTGCGCTTGTTTGGTTATAATGCTGACGAGGTTTTGTGCAAAGCGCACATAGACTTTTGCCCAGCGAGCTTTGGCCGAAGCCCTGAATATCCTTCTTTTTGGCAGAGGCTGCAGTTAGGAGAGTCATTGTCTGGTACATTCCCTCGGATTACGAAGATTGGTGAAGTCATTTGGATTGAAGCCACCTACAGCCCACTGTTGGGAGCGTCTGGGAAAGTCGAAAAAATAATAATATTCGCCTTTGATGTAACGGAGCAAGTCGCTCGAGATTCAGAATTGTGCGCGAAGTTGAATGCGATTGACAGGGCGATGGCAATTATTGAATTTGACACAGGTGGAAATATAATATGTGCAAATCAAAATTTCTTAAATGTGGTGGGTTATGAGGTGTCCGCATTAAAAGGGAAGCATCATAGTTTGTTTTGTGAGCCGGAGTTGACGCGCACAGAAGGATACATTGATTTTTGGCGACGCCTGAACGCGGGCGAGTTTTTTAGCGGTCAATTCAAAAGAATAGCCAAGAGCGGCAAAACGGTCTGGCTAGAAGCAAGTTATAATCCTGTCTATGACCGTGATGGGAAGTTAATCAAGATTATAAAATTTGCTAGCGACATTACCGCTCGCATTGAGAAAATTGGCGAGGAAGCCCAAGGTGCATCACGTGCCTACCATATTTCCGCTGAAACTGAGCGAGTAGCAAAACAAGGAGCGCAGGTCATTCACGAGACAGCGATAGAGATGCGCTCAATAGCTGAGAGCATTGGAATATCTGCGCGATTGGTTGGAGAGTTGGGGGATAGATCGGAGCAAATAACGGCTATCGTCAACACTATACGAGGTATCGCTGAACAGACCAACCTACTTGCGCTGAATGCTGCAATCGAGGCAGCACGTGCCGGTGACCAAGGTCGTGGATTTGCGGTCGTGGCGGATGAAGTCAGACAGCTGGCGGGACGTACAAGCCGCTCTACAGCGGAAATTGCAGAAATGATCGGTAGAATTCTTACTGAGACACGCGACGCGGTGGCGAGCATGGTTTATACGCGCGAACGTGCACAGCGTGGCGTGATGCTGGCTGATCAAGCGGGAGAGGTTATATCCCAAATCCAAAAGGGAACAAGCGATGCGGTGGAGGCGGTGAGCATGTTTGCTTCTAAATCTGACTGA
- a CDS encoding carboxymuconolactone decarboxylase family protein produces the protein MHNHQADANFMRDLQEAAPEMVAAFFNFDKAVFNKDVGSLNLATRELIAVGVAVTTQCSYCITDHAKRAISAGASKQDVAEAIMVATALRAGGGITHGWQAMKAAHQSDESRR, from the coding sequence ATGCACAACCATCAGGCTGACGCTAACTTCATGCGAGATCTCCAAGAGGCTGCCCCCGAAATGGTCGCGGCATTTTTCAACTTTGACAAAGCTGTATTCAACAAGGATGTCGGTAGCCTGAATTTAGCCACGCGGGAATTAATCGCTGTTGGCGTAGCAGTTACTACACAGTGTTCTTATTGCATTACCGACCATGCGAAGCGAGCCATCAGCGCGGGGGCGTCGAAGCAAGATGTAGCCGAGGCGATCATGGTAGCGACAGCGCTTCGAGCAGGTGGAGGGATTACCCATGGATGGCAAGCGATGAAAGCTGCCCATCAAAGTGATGAGTCACGACGCTAA
- a CDS encoding methyl-accepting chemotaxis protein produces MVALNLMSKNLQDTVLEISEASIQLSSAAVEMTSITEAADRHLQQQNSEIEQAATAVTEMTSAVEEVARNATSTSQAAQESSEAAKLGNLRVSETLSAVETLTELVESSASQVTELAGQAEDISQVVGVIRSIAEQTNLLALNAAIEAARAGEQGRGFAVVADEVRALAHRTQISTLEIEKMITAIQSGSSTTVESIRRSTEEVYNTKRTAEGAGQSLRQITDSVLQINERNLQIAVASEQQAHVARDVDRSLLSIRSLAIQSSEGANQTITASNELSRLAVNLNHLVQKFKV; encoded by the coding sequence ATGGTTGCCCTCAATCTTATGTCCAAGAATCTCCAAGACACAGTTTTAGAAATTTCTGAAGCGTCCATCCAGCTGAGTTCAGCTGCAGTCGAAATGACCTCTATAACTGAGGCAGCGGATCGGCATCTTCAGCAACAGAATAGCGAAATTGAACAAGCTGCCACTGCTGTAACAGAAATGACTTCCGCAGTTGAAGAGGTTGCTCGTAACGCAACCTCTACCTCCCAAGCAGCCCAGGAGTCTAGCGAGGCGGCTAAGCTCGGTAATCTCCGTGTTTCCGAAACGTTGTCTGCCGTAGAGACTCTGACAGAGCTCGTGGAAAGCTCCGCCTCTCAGGTGACAGAATTGGCGGGACAGGCGGAAGATATAAGCCAAGTTGTAGGCGTAATCAGAAGTATAGCGGAGCAAACCAACCTGTTGGCTTTAAACGCCGCTATTGAAGCCGCACGCGCAGGCGAACAAGGGAGGGGGTTCGCTGTTGTTGCTGATGAGGTGAGAGCGCTCGCGCATCGAACTCAAATTTCCACCTTGGAAATAGAGAAAATGATAACAGCAATTCAGAGTGGATCCTCAACAACAGTCGAGTCAATACGTCGAAGCACTGAAGAAGTTTATAATACTAAAAGGACGGCTGAGGGGGCGGGCCAATCATTGCGGCAGATCACGGATTCTGTTCTTCAAATCAACGAGCGTAACCTACAGATCGCAGTCGCATCGGAGCAACAAGCACACGTCGCCAGAGACGTTGACAGGAGCTTGTTGAGCATTAGATCTTTAGCGATTCAAAGCAGCGAGGGTGCAAATCAAACAATTACGGCCAGCAATGAACTCAGTCGGCTAGCGGTTAACTTGAACCATCTCGTTCAAAAGTTCAAAGTTTGA
- a CDS encoding GlxA family transcriptional regulator, translating to MLPKTIQFIAFPQANLIDLAGPLEVFSTANYFSDPKAPPYHLSMVSLDSVAAVLPDTYIHTALLDESSLAPHTLIVPGGLGIYDFCKHPQFSAVFKAHAEKVTRLVSVCTGVFALGAAGALSGCKVTTHWSAYDELERIHPDVLLRRGPIFVNDGRIWTSAGVTSGIDLALALVEADLGHALALKVAKHLVVFLKRPGDQSQFSSSLDMQTRSCTFSDLHAWVNENLVEDLSIPALAKRMHMSERTFIRRYRTTTGQTPSKMVEKLRVEAVRHLLVSTECPLKEIAHLTGLGHEASLIRKFWKFFGVTPSEYRQRFKSTI from the coding sequence ATGCTACCTAAAACGATTCAGTTCATCGCTTTTCCCCAGGCTAATTTGATCGACCTGGCTGGCCCTCTAGAAGTATTTTCAACAGCAAACTATTTTTCAGATCCGAAAGCTCCGCCCTACCATCTATCGATGGTTTCGCTTGATAGCGTAGCCGCTGTGCTTCCTGATACCTATATCCACACCGCCCTTCTAGATGAGAGCTCACTAGCCCCACATACGCTAATCGTTCCTGGTGGGTTAGGCATATACGATTTCTGTAAGCATCCCCAATTTAGCGCTGTATTTAAAGCTCACGCTGAGAAAGTGACGCGCCTGGTCTCCGTTTGCACTGGAGTGTTTGCACTAGGCGCAGCCGGAGCGCTCTCAGGTTGCAAAGTTACAACGCACTGGTCTGCGTATGATGAACTTGAGAGAATCCATCCAGATGTTTTACTTCGTCGTGGGCCTATATTTGTCAACGATGGACGCATTTGGACGTCAGCTGGTGTCACCTCAGGTATCGACTTAGCCTTAGCACTTGTTGAAGCTGATTTAGGGCACGCTTTAGCTTTGAAAGTCGCGAAACACTTGGTCGTATTCTTAAAGAGGCCTGGTGACCAGAGTCAGTTTAGCTCTAGCTTAGATATGCAAACCAGAAGTTGCACTTTTTCTGATCTGCATGCATGGGTAAATGAAAACCTTGTAGAAGACTTGTCGATCCCGGCGCTTGCCAAGCGAATGCATATGAGCGAGCGTACCTTCATAAGAAGGTACAGGACAACAACAGGGCAGACCCCGAGCAAGATGGTCGAAAAACTAAGAGTTGAAGCCGTACGTCACTTGCTGGTGAGCACCGAGTGCCCTCTCAAGGAAATCGCACACTTGACGGGACTGGGACATGAGGCAAGTTTGATAAGGAAATTTTGGAAGTTTTTTGGCGTAACCCCAAGTGAGTATCGCCAAAGATTTAAGTCAACAATCTGA
- a CDS encoding histone-like nucleoid-structuring protein, MvaT/MvaU family, with amino-acid sequence MSKLAEFRQLEKHLAEQLQALEALKGDAGLKKEIEFETKLRDLLAKYGYSLKDVINLLDPQTGRRVPAVESKAGSRKPRQLKVYKNPETGEVVETKGGNHKTLKEWKTKHGAATVESWLSK; translated from the coding sequence ATGTCCAAACTCGCAGAATTTCGCCAGCTTGAAAAACACCTCGCCGAACAGCTCCAAGCTCTGGAAGCCCTCAAGGGCGACGCAGGGCTCAAAAAAGAAATTGAGTTCGAAACCAAGCTGCGTGATTTGCTCGCAAAATACGGCTACAGCTTGAAGGACGTGATCAATCTCCTAGATCCGCAAACTGGTCGTCGCGTTCCAGCTGTCGAGTCCAAAGCTGGCAGCCGCAAGCCTCGCCAATTGAAGGTTTATAAAAATCCTGAAACGGGCGAAGTCGTAGAGACCAAGGGCGGTAATCACAAAACGCTCAAGGAATGGAAAACAAAGCACGGCGCTGCGACTGTTGAGTCTTGGCTGAGCAAGTAA
- a CDS encoding DUF1652 domain-containing protein, whose amino-acid sequence MRAGNSALKLRKALESAFRPLSCDCTLSADGTLTIKLYEPCSGRVDLLVTAVRGDILASSFALSTLIEELSFEIAACRRSFLSDR is encoded by the coding sequence ATGCGAGCAGGAAATTCTGCGCTTAAGTTGCGAAAGGCTCTTGAGTCGGCTTTTCGACCACTTTCGTGCGATTGTACATTGAGCGCAGATGGCACCCTTACTATCAAACTTTACGAACCTTGTTCTGGTCGTGTGGATCTTCTTGTTACCGCTGTCCGTGGTGATATCCTTGCGTCCAGTTTCGCACTATCGACGCTGATCGAAGAGCTGAGCTTTGAGATCGCCGCTTGCCGACGTTCGTTTCTCTCGGATCGGTAG
- a CDS encoding SOS response-associated peptidase, producing the protein MCGRYSIYESMDHYLKELAPRQLVINGYDLWPVERYNVAPSTRVEIIRPVRDGLSIDKVRWGWAPFWAKGKRPDPINARVETVITGKFFNQLWPNGRVLAPANGWFEWVKDEEDPKKKQPYFITLKEQIPMFFAGLGEVHEGMEPDGRDGFVIITAASDEGMVDIHDRKPLVLSPEYAREWVDPDTSPERARELAMEHCRPATDFHWYKVGKDVGNVRNQGSHLIQPLSLASDVDD; encoded by the coding sequence ATGTGCGGACGCTACTCGATCTACGAATCGATGGATCACTACCTCAAGGAGCTTGCGCCAAGGCAGTTGGTGATCAATGGCTATGACCTCTGGCCAGTCGAGCGATACAACGTCGCCCCGTCGACGCGGGTGGAAATCATCCGGCCGGTTCGGGATGGCTTGAGCATTGATAAGGTCAGATGGGGCTGGGCGCCATTCTGGGCGAAGGGAAAGCGTCCTGACCCGATCAACGCGAGAGTCGAGACCGTCATCACCGGCAAGTTCTTCAATCAGCTCTGGCCAAACGGACGCGTGCTTGCTCCGGCGAATGGCTGGTTCGAATGGGTAAAGGACGAAGAGGATCCGAAAAAAAAGCAGCCGTATTTCATTACTCTGAAAGAGCAAATTCCCATGTTCTTCGCAGGATTGGGCGAGGTGCACGAAGGTATGGAGCCGGATGGCCGCGACGGCTTTGTCATCATCACCGCTGCGAGTGACGAAGGCATGGTCGATATCCACGATCGCAAACCGCTGGTCTTATCGCCTGAGTACGCCCGTGAATGGGTCGATCCCGACACTTCACCTGAACGAGCGCGCGAACTCGCAATGGAGCACTGCAGGCCTGCTACGGATTTTCACTGGTACAAGGTTGGCAAGGATGTGGGGAATGTTCGTAATCAGGGCTCGCACCTGATTCAGCCGCTATCTCTGGCTTCGGATGTTGACGACTGA